Below is a window of Paenibacillus polymyxa DNA.
CTATAGTTTGGCATAAAGATGGGAAAAGTTTTGACTTTGTAAGTAAAGGTGACGATTCTCCACAAGCAGTACTCTATACTTACTCAGAAACAAAAAAATCAATTTTAAAGAAGGGGTCTTTATCTAAGAACGATGAACAGAAGCTAGCTCAATTAACACCGAAATTTTAAGAGTCAGCCTTATGAAAACTAGCCCACATCAAATAGATGTGGGCTAGTTTGGAATAAAGTATAAAAATCTTAGCTTTCACTTATTGTTACTTTACCAGAGCCGCCAGCTGCTTTGATTGCTTTCACCAAACCATCTTGGTTGTCTTCGGATAGTCGTACACAACCATGTGTTGGGCGTAAACCACCTGAGTCAGAAGGAGCTCCGCCATGAATCCATAACCCAGTGCGTCCGTTTCTCTTAGCAGTTAGGGCTTGTCCACTAACTGGATCCATTTGAACAATTCCATACATACCGTAAGAACGACGATTCTTTGCTGTATCATTTCTTGGAGAAGCAAGCTGGGCAGTGTACTCACCAGTTGGAGTATTTCCATCAATTTCTGTAGGAGCGTAGTCATACTCCGAGCGTCCCAGTGCTGGCACAGGGCCAAATACTAAGGATCCACTACCGTTATACATTTTCAAAGTACCCAATTCTCTACGATTGCTTTTCAGATTAACCATAATATGATAGCTCATTATTTTTTCCTCCTAAAGGTATATTATTTAATAGATACAAGGAGGGGGTTGCGATATTCTCTAATGCACCCCAGCATTAGGATATCGCCTCTCTGTAATTCTATTATATTATACTACGTAACGTTACGCAATATGATATTTATTTTTTTTATAAGAATAAAAAAATAAAGTAGACTAGTCCGGGAGAGAAGTTTGCCCGGACTTTGAAAGACCAGGAAAACGGAGAGGATCGGCAGAGGCCGGTTCTTTTTTATTGAATGCGCATTTTCGCTTTTTTAGCTGTTATGAAATGGAGAAGGGATGCTGGATGTTGCCACATGTACGCAATGCCAACAATATGATTATTAGCCATTTATGGAGTGAGTGGTCATAGCTGAACCACCATTTCGATCAGGTTTTTCACCATAAATAACCTAAAGCTGGAATAATTCATGAGGGTGTACAATAACGAAACCATGATATGAGAAAGCGAGTTTGGTCATTTTGAAACAGGTGGTGAAACCAATCTGGAGATTATTAAGCTTTCTCCTTTTAAGGTGCTGGAGCATTAAGACTATGGATATTACATGGGGCGAGAATCTACTATGATCTGGGCACATTGTGAGTATGTAGAGCTTGATCGGCAGAGCAGCTATTACGAGCAACATAAGGATGCAAAGACCGAGTTGCATAGCAGGCTTGGTCTGACAAAGTAGATCTAACAGAGCGGCCTTGTATCCTTTTAGAAAGGTGGTCGTCGTATGAATAATGCGGAACTATTACAGAAGATGGAGCGAGAGCGTCAAGAGCTGCACGAGCTGGCTGGGCGCTATGGATTTCGACATCCGAGCGTAATTAACATGAGCGAGCAGCTAGATCAAACGCTGAATGAATTCCAGCGAAAAAAAATATATGCATTAAAAAGAAAGTCGACTGTATAGCAGTACAGCCGACTTTTGGGGCGAGCTTTTGGAGGACTCGCCTCGTGATTATACCATAGCAGCACTTGAGAGCGGTATGCAAGTAAACCGCAAACACATAAAAGGTCAGTGGCGTGCTCTACTGATTTTGGACGCTACGCTAGTTTGGCAATCACCAAGGAGGAGAGAGCAATGAGGACCAAAAATATAAAAGACCTTTCCAATCAAGAGCTAGTCTCCGAATATAGCTTTATTGTGGCTAAAGAATCCTTATGGATACCAGGGCCGAACGGGAGAGGAATCAGTGAATATGAAAAGACTATGCAACGAAGCCAGTTGCTACGTATAGAACTGTTAAGCCGCTTGGGTGTGCCTAAGGAGTCTATTTTCTCATATGCCTGGGAAAAGGAAGCATGGGCAGCAGATGCCAAACGCTCCAGTCAGTTACAAGAACGTTTGAATAATTGGGAAAAGGATGGAAAGCAGGCGCTCACGCTCACCATTGCGATTGAAGAAGCTAAGTATGCTTTGGCTAAATTTGATGATGTTGGGCGTGCGAATTATGATTTAAAGAACGGTGAAGATTCAGGTAGATCGCAGGAAGCAGAGGACCAAAAAGAAACGGCACGTAAGGAAATGCGCCATATTCGGGCATTTATACGTAAATATACGCGTTCGCGCCTGACAAAGCGGTAAAGAGAATCCTTGACTGGATGTTTTTCGGCTTTAGTATTGAGAGCGCTTTTTACCGATCAGAAGACAAGAACATAAAGACATGTGGTTATTGCGGTTTGGTGGTGAGCGTAGAGCCAATAATATGTTCAAGGAAGATATGCAGGAGGATGGACAGCGCAAACCGGTATCTATTAAGGCAGGCGCATTTTGGCCGGGGCCGGCGGGGCACTTCTGATTGATGGAACAGGACACTTACTATCTAACAGAGCTGATTACACTAGTTCGCAGCCAACGCAAGCAGGTGTACAACAACTTGCTTAGCAAATAAAGCTCCACGGCTAATAAATGATAGCCGTGGAGCTTCCCAAATTCAATCATCTAAGTCACTAAGGAATGTTTTGCGGGTAAATTCTCTAATAGTGGAATTTGTCTCAAAGGCTGATTGTGAAGGATCAGGCGTATCGTCCTTTTGCTTGTTATTAGCTGCTGGTGCTGCCTGTCTTTGAATAGGAACTTCACTAGGATTCCTCACTAATTGCACAACTAATTGTCCGATCAACGCTTTGGTCTTATCGCTTTTTAAGAATTTTTTTTCTTCCTCAGTCAAATTTTCTGGGAACGGGATAACTAACTGCTTTTCGGGTCTTTGGAATAATGCTTCTTTTTCAATAGCTTGTACAAATCGATCAGCAATCTCGCTGCTAAATTTTCGTTTGTGTATCTCTTTTAGGTTCATTAAGTAGTTTGATACAGTTTTCGGCACATCATGAGGGAGACGGAATGACACCACCTTCCCACCTTGAAAATCAGTTTCCGACATGGGTGTCCCCTCTTACTCAGCGGTAGCCGCTGCTTCTGTTATCGTAATTCCTTTTTCATCTAAATACATGAGAAGAATTTTGAAATAGGCGCGAGCAATCATCCATACGCTTTCCTTTGCACTAACGAATCTAAAAGGATATTGATTTTCTTTGTTGTTGATTTCAGTTAAGGCATTTTTCAACACAACTGCGCCACCGCCTATTTGATAGGCTAAACGTGTATCGGGCACTTGACGCCAAACTTCTTTAATTAATTTATATTCT
It encodes the following:
- a CDS encoding L,D-transpeptidase, which encodes MSYHIMVNLKSNRRELGTLKMYNGSGSLVFGPVPALGRSEYDYAPTEIDGNTPTGEYTAQLASPRNDTAKNRRSYGMYGIVQMDPVSGQALTAKRNGRTGLWIHGGAPSDSGGLRPTHGCVRLSEDNQDGLVKAIKAAGGSGKVTISES
- a CDS encoding aspartyl-phosphate phosphatase Spo0E family protein: MNNAELLQKMERERQELHELAGRYGFRHPSVINMSEQLDQTLNEFQRKKIYALKRKSTV